The genomic region AGAGCGGAGGGAGGATATCCCTCTCCTGGTTGATCATTTTCTTGATGTATTCAGTAAAAAGATGAAAAAGGATAAAAAGAGATTATCATCCTCGGCAATGCTGAAGCTTATGGCATATCCCTGGCCAGGCAATGTGCGTGAGCTTGAAAATGTTATTGAGTATGCTGTTGCCATGTGCGTAAAGGATGTAATAGAAGAGGACCTTATCCTGCAGACCAGCACGTCAGAAACAGTAGAATCCGGCGAGCTTAGGCCTTTCAGAGAGGCAAAGGAACAGTTTGAAAAAAATTATATCGCTGGCATACTCTCCCTGGCCGAGGGAAATGTAAGCAGGGCGGCAAAGATGGCTGGTAAGTACCGGGGTGATATCTATGCCCTTTTAAAAAAACATGCAGTTGACCCGGCTGTGTTCAAGAAAGAGGATTAAGGACCATGCCCGTCTGTAAATGCTCACTGGATGCGCATATAGCTGCCTGCTTTTCATTACACCTTCATGTATGAAATAACATTCACAGGACACTAATAAATTTATCAACAGCTTATGAGATCCCTCCGGTTGAAATAACAATCCTGATGAGGTCATATACTCCTGTTTTTATCTGACCAGAATAACATGTTGAATTAAATGGCAAATATCTGTATCTATATTCTGCTAGCAAATTAACAGCGTGAAGAGACTCTCTTTATAAAAGAGATATCCCTGGCCTGAGCAGATACAGGGAACCCGTGGCACCCCCTTTGCATTTATTCAAGACCAGATTGTTTTCCTATGCTGACTGACATAATCAGGTGGCGCTACCAATTAGAGAGAGGAGGTAAAAAGAATTAAAGAACAACCCTGGTAGAGTTGATAGCCGGCGCATGGAAGATAGTTAACCACAAGAGCAAAAGTTAAAGAAATAAGAATTGTTTTTTCCCCCAACCCTCCCATTTTTTAGCATCAGCGGGTTGAATGCCTGGCATTCACCCCGCAGCTTTTTTATGTAACAGCAACACCCTTTTTTAACAATGGCTTGCTTCGATTAAATTAGTCGTCTGCATATTATTACTTTAATCCCCTTCTTTGTTATCCCAGTAATCAGCCTTGCTATATTGTATTGTTTATTTCAAAATATTTATTGATAAACAATAAAATATTATTGACAATCAATCTGCAATCTAATAAATTGCCCGCATTGACTTACCGAAAATCGTTTTTTTTAGCATCGCATTCAAAATTTAAAAGGTTTTCAAATTTCCCTGTGAAAGGAGTTTGTTATGGCTGGGTTTCTGACATTTCTTCTGGGTCTGGTTTATGCCATCATATTAATATGGATCATCAGGCGTTATTCTATAAAGCACATACCTGGTGGTTCATACATCAAAGGGGAAAAAAGAACCTACAGACTAGCAAATGTTTTGAGGATCATTATAAGCGTAGTTCTTGTATCATCTGTATTTACTGCCATTATTTGGCCATTCGCATTTTATGTTTATCCTGCTATACGACATTTATTCGACCCTTCATTTTTAACCGATAAAATAATGAGTTTTGATATCAATACCTTTTTTAGACTTGATCTCAAAATGCAATCAGCTTTAAAAATTACTGGCCTCGAAGACCAGACACTCCGGGGTAAAGTGAGTATGGGTATTATCCCTCAAAAAATAATTTTCTGGCATATATATCAATTGCTTGACTGGTTAAAGAACCTAATTCTCTGTTATATACTTCTTGAATTCCACAATATTTTTACCTCTATTTGCAATGGTGATGCATTTACAGGCGTGATTACCGGCAGTTTAAAAAAAATGGGTATTATAATAATAATCTGGAACAGCCTTTCTCCCTTTGTACAGTATTATGGTTATGGGGCTGTATTGAAAAATATTACTGTTAGTACCGAGGCATTAAAAATTACACCCTATTTTTATGTGGGCATTGAATATCTATTCCTTGGTGTTGCCCTGTTGGTGCTGGCGGGAATTATAAATGAAGCTGTAAAAATGCATGAAGAGCAGAGGCTTACAATATGATTGTTTTCGCAGAGGATTTATTCCTGACCGGCATTTGGGTAGAGACAAGGCATGCCTTGTCTACGAGGAAAGAGATAATCCTCCAATAAAAATTCGGTATGTCAACTGTCTGTCAGCGTAAATTTTGAAAAGTAATGCCTTGGATAAAAGGAGACCTTTATGGAACAATTTAGAATTTTATTATTTGCAGTTATCTTAATTTTTGGGCTGATAGCTTATGGATTCTCAATGTTATGGTTTGTCAGACGTTACTACATACCCAGATACAGGCCTATTGTTTCAGGTGCCGACAATAAAAGGACAACCTATCGCCTGGCAAATACAGTAAGACGCATTCTTGATTTTTTTCACGATATTTATCTTATGTGGATAATTATTTTAATACCATTGTTCTTTGCAACAACTATGGCTCATTTATTAGACCCCTCTTTTTTTGGTTTAGATATTTTTTTTGATTCCCGATTTAAACTTGATTTATCAGCTTTGCCCTCTATGGATATATCTGGGTTAAAGGAACAGATGATAAATGGAGCCGCAGCAATAAATATCATTCCGCAAAATCTTTTTACCTGGCAACTATGGCTGTTAGCCTTATTGGGTAATTCCATTATCTGGTGCTATGTATTGCTACAGCTTCGTAATATTTTTGTTTTTATCAGTAATGGTGATGCCTTTAACTCATTAAATGTGAAAGGATTTAAGAAGATAGCCATTGCAGTTATCACCTGGAATGTGGTTTATCCCCCCTTAAAATATTTTGGTCTGGACATTGTGCTAAAAAGTGTATCTATCAATAGTTCACCGGCGATAAAATTCACGCCCCCTATTAATTTCGATCTGGTAGCGATATTTATAGGCATTGCCCTTCTGGTGCTGGCGGGTGTTATTAATGAGGCCGTTAAAATACATGAAGAGCAGAGGCTGACGATATAATGGCAAAGACAATAAGGGTAAATCTGGATCTGCTGCTGGTTAAACGCAGGATGTCACTTTCCGAGCTGGCAGAGAGGGTGGGCATAACACTCTCGAACCTCTCCATACTCAAGTGCGGCAAGGCAAAGGCCATTCGCTTTTCCACCCTTATTGCCCTGTGTGAGGCGCTTGACTGCACACCGGGAGATATTATGGAAATAGAGGAGGAGAAGCGCTGATATGCCCGGCGCACTTTTATCACCCTATTCCTTCAATAAGGTAAAAGCTGATTAAGCCATCAGGTCTGCATCACCAGAAGAGGAGAAGAGCAGGGTTGTGGGAAGACCTGTGAGCATCTCTCCATACCTGGCCTGAAACAATTCAGCATCCTTCTCTTCAGGTATGTTGAACCCCAGGAATACGACAGTTGCATCCCTTGAATAACTATGCAGTTGCTCTGCAAAGGGGGCATCAGAGACAATCACCTGCACATCCGCATCTATCCTGGCATCGTGTATCATCTCTTTGAGCGCCTGTTCTGCGGGCTCCCTCCCCTCATCATGCTGTATTACACGGAGCAGCCTTATCCTTGCATCTGACCATTCAGAGTTAAGAAGCAGCAGGTGGGCAGTCAGCACCATCAATGAGCCGTTTTCCTTTCCCCTCCACCAGATATCTATCCTCCTTGGCATTATCCTTTCCGGGAGTCCGTTGTCTTTTAGAAGTACCAGGCTCATCCCCAGTGAACGCACAGAGACCATATGCCTTACAAACGGGATGGCCCGCTCTTTATCAGAAGCCCATCCCATAAAAACAACATTGGGTTGAAGCGGCCCGATTGAATGACCCTGTATAATGGCAGAAAGCCCCTCATCAAGGTCATTTGACACAACAACCGTTGAAAGCGCCTTAAAATCATTTTCCATGATAAAGCGGTCAAGCTGCTCCTTTGCAGCGCTTCTGTGATCAGTAAGCTCAAGCAGGCTTCCTGTAAGCACCCTTACAAGGGTCACAAGCCCCCTTTCTGTGCCTATCCAGAGGGCATAGAGGCTCATGGTAAGGCGTGTCTCAGGGTTGCCTGTAAGCAGAAGTATTGACGGCCTCCAGTTCTTTGGGGTTGAGGCCAGTTTTGAAAGCGTCAGGAGGTTGCTCCTGAACCTCGAATAGATGAAGCCCCACCGGGCATCTCCGAAACTTACCCTTAGCACCCTTCTCCTTAAAAAGAAGTAGAAGAGTATGATAAGGGCCGCTGCAATGGCTGCTGCCCAGGGGTCTATCAGAAATGCGGTTACAGTGCATACTGCCCCGCCTGTGATGGCAGGGAGCCAGTGGTAGTATTTGAATCTTGGCCTGAAGGAGGGATTGCCGGCAAAGGATTCCACAATTGCCGCAATATTTATCATTCCGTATGTGTACAGAAAAAACATGGTAACAATGGAGGCGATAACATTAAATGCGTTTCCCTCTGAATTGCCTCCGGCCCAGTAAATGATAATAAGGGATATAGCAAGAGTAAAAACCAGGGGGCGATGTGGCTCATCGCCTTTTTTGGAACCCTTGCGAAAAATACCTGTAAGAGGGACAACATTGTCCCTTGCCACTGCCTGAAGAATCCTTGGCGCGCCGAGGAATGAGCCCAGTCCGCTTGAAAGAGTTGCGGCAAATACTCCTGCTGTAACCAGGAACCCGAAACTGAAAAGGGCTTGATCGCCCATGGTTTCAAAGGATGAATTAACCAATTGCG from Desulfatiglans sp. harbors:
- a CDS encoding amino acid permease, with protein sequence MTQKTQNKLGTFGGVFTPSILTILGVIMFMRAGYVIGEAGIIHALFILLIAKSITALTSLSISAVSTNTPVSGGGAYFLISRALGPEFGGAIGLALFLAQAISVPFYILGFTEALVRVFPGAAPYFLGIAMFTTAALFLVSLTGAKIAIKTQYMIMAILGISIIAFMGGSLLNFNYSIFSANMRSNYTSGDLSFWVIFALYFPAVTGIMAGVNMSGDLKNPGRSIPAGTLAAVFTGFLIYGLQILIIGGAQTRSQLVNSSFETMGDQALFSFGFLVTAGVFAATLSSGLGSFLGAPRILQAVARDNVVPLTGIFRKGSKKGDEPHRPLVFTLAISLIIIYWAGGNSEGNAFNVIASIVTMFFLYTYGMINIAAIVESFAGNPSFRPRFKYYHWLPAITGGAVCTVTAFLIDPWAAAIAAALIILFYFFLRRRVLRVSFGDARWGFIYSRFRSNLLTLSKLASTPKNWRPSILLLTGNPETRLTMSLYALWIGTERGLVTLVRVLTGSLLELTDHRSAAKEQLDRFIMENDFKALSTVVVSNDLDEGLSAIIQGHSIGPLQPNVVFMGWASDKERAIPFVRHMVSVRSLGMSLVLLKDNGLPERIMPRRIDIWWRGKENGSLMVLTAHLLLLNSEWSDARIRLLRVIQHDEGREPAEQALKEMIHDARIDADVQVIVSDAPFAEQLHSYSRDATVVFLGFNIPEEKDAELFQARYGEMLTGLPTTLLFSSSGDADLMA
- a CDS encoding DUF2975 domain-containing protein, whose protein sequence is MEQFRILLFAVILIFGLIAYGFSMLWFVRRYYIPRYRPIVSGADNKRTTYRLANTVRRILDFFHDIYLMWIIILIPLFFATTMAHLLDPSFFGLDIFFDSRFKLDLSALPSMDISGLKEQMINGAAAINIIPQNLFTWQLWLLALLGNSIIWCYVLLQLRNIFVFISNGDAFNSLNVKGFKKIAIAVITWNVVYPPLKYFGLDIVLKSVSINSSPAIKFTPPINFDLVAIFIGIALLVLAGVINEAVKIHEEQRLTI
- a CDS encoding DUF2975 domain-containing protein gives rise to the protein MAGFLTFLLGLVYAIILIWIIRRYSIKHIPGGSYIKGEKRTYRLANVLRIIISVVLVSSVFTAIIWPFAFYVYPAIRHLFDPSFLTDKIMSFDINTFFRLDLKMQSALKITGLEDQTLRGKVSMGIIPQKIIFWHIYQLLDWLKNLILCYILLEFHNIFTSICNGDAFTGVITGSLKKMGIIIIIWNSLSPFVQYYGYGAVLKNITVSTEALKITPYFYVGIEYLFLGVALLVLAGIINEAVKMHEEQRLTI
- a CDS encoding helix-turn-helix transcriptional regulator, yielding MAKTIRVNLDLLLVKRRMSLSELAERVGITLSNLSILKCGKAKAIRFSTLIALCEALDCTPGDIMEIEEEKR